The Lewinellaceae bacterium genome has a window encoding:
- a CDS encoding serine hydrolase yields the protein MIMRKNVLILLGFVALGLVAVACGHQDSTLGSASDIATKEELIARADSFEMNTPYEQVPGNALSHHISGFAKILCSAVFITGLDADFAAENIGYFSAPYKYRKEIIKRVIDEEKKEVRLTLPDGTVRVARYYGDQGCVTLPEGVDSVYFRPVAIQKNLPDAATTPWPMGDLVPGDPWPTEVNLEKVEAALDAAFADPKGMTAAFVVTWKGRLLGERYRDGITMHTPLESWSMGKSLTATLLGTLMQKGVYTLDQSAPVPEWQEPGDPRQEIRIKDILHMSSGLRFRAPQDPDYDESLGYPDHLYVYTDAGNSFHWAATRPQEWPPNTIGRYRNSDPVLINYLVRLGVENNLHEDYLSYPQRALFDKVGVRDMIMETDPTGNFLLQGYEFASGRDWARLGNLYLQDGVWNGERILPEGYAAFVSTLAPAWKADRRPIYGGFFWINGDGGFPIPKDAYFMAGAGGQYTIIIPSHDLVVVRLGHYKGAPEGGEDLNKALALLMEAVPGKS from the coding sequence ATGATTATGCGAAAGAATGTGTTGATACTCCTGGGATTCGTGGCCCTCGGATTAGTAGCGGTGGCTTGTGGCCATCAGGATTCCACGTTAGGTAGTGCTTCGGATATTGCGACCAAGGAAGAGCTGATCGCGCGCGCCGATTCCTTTGAGATGAATACGCCTTATGAACAGGTACCGGGAAATGCACTGTCCCACCACATCTCCGGCTTTGCCAAGATCCTGTGTTCTGCTGTATTCATTACCGGTTTGGATGCCGACTTTGCAGCAGAAAACATCGGATACTTCAGTGCACCTTACAAATACCGGAAAGAGATCATCAAGCGGGTTATCGACGAAGAAAAGAAAGAAGTGCGGCTTACGCTCCCCGACGGCACCGTACGGGTTGCGCGGTACTATGGGGATCAGGGTTGTGTAACTTTGCCGGAAGGGGTGGATTCCGTGTATTTCCGGCCGGTCGCTATCCAGAAGAATTTGCCCGATGCTGCGACCACACCCTGGCCGATGGGTGACCTGGTGCCTGGCGATCCCTGGCCAACGGAAGTGAATTTAGAAAAAGTAGAAGCCGCTCTGGACGCTGCCTTTGCAGACCCGAAGGGGATGACTGCGGCATTTGTGGTGACCTGGAAAGGCCGCCTGTTGGGTGAACGGTACCGAGATGGCATCACCATGCATACACCGCTGGAGAGCTGGTCAATGGGCAAGAGTCTGACGGCCACCTTGTTGGGGACGCTGATGCAGAAAGGAGTTTACACCCTGGACCAGTCAGCACCGGTGCCGGAATGGCAGGAGCCCGGAGATCCTCGTCAGGAAATTCGCATTAAAGATATTTTGCATATGTCTTCCGGGTTGCGCTTTCGGGCGCCTCAGGACCCGGATTACGATGAGTCATTGGGCTATCCGGACCATCTGTATGTCTATACCGATGCCGGTAACTCCTTTCATTGGGCAGCAACCCGCCCGCAGGAGTGGCCACCAAACACCATCGGCCGTTACCGGAACTCCGATCCGGTTTTGATCAATTACCTGGTACGGCTGGGTGTGGAGAACAACCTGCATGAGGACTACCTGAGTTATCCGCAGCGGGCATTGTTCGATAAAGTTGGCGTGCGTGATATGATCATGGAGACGGATCCAACCGGCAATTTCCTCTTGCAGGGCTATGAATTTGCCAGTGGCCGCGATTGGGCCCGTCTGGGTAATCTTTATCTCCAGGACGGCGTCTGGAATGGCGAGCGCATCCTCCCCGAGGGTTATGCTGCCTTTGTCAGTACACTGGCTCCTGCCTGGAAAGCTGACCGGAGGCCCATCTACGGAGGTTTCTTCTGGATCAATGGCGATGGAGGGTTTCCAATACCAAAGGATGCTTATTTTATGGCTGGCGCCGGCGGGCAATATACCATCATCATCCCTTCACACGACCTGGTGGTCGTACGCCTCGGACATTACAAAGGTGCCCCGGAAGGAGGAGAGGATCTGAATAAAGCATTAGCCTTGCTGATGGAGGCAGTGCCGGGAAAATCGTGA